From the Rattus norvegicus strain BN/NHsdMcwi chromosome 15, GRCr8, whole genome shotgun sequence genome, the window CTTGAATTTCGAAGAGCACCTTGCatctggaaggtgagagactaTAATTCAGGCCTGTCCTCCCAttctcccaaacacacacatacacacacactcatgccccTCAATCCCAAAAGTGATTTTACCTCTCAGCTGTCTGTCCCTGACTGAAGCAAGAAAGTGAGAATGTTAGAAAGCTTATGAACCTGCTTGAAGGTAGGAAAAGAGGAGCAGAAATCTGTtagttgtttgttcattttgtgtgtgcatggtgctggggactgaacccagaaaCACATGCACAATAGGCAAACACTAGCCCTGGGCTAAAGCTtcagcccccacccccataaGTTactcaggatggtcttgaacaTATCCTATAGCCCAAtcaggccttgaacttttgatcctctggCCTGGGCCTCCCAAGTGTCAGGGACTACAGGTCTACATGAGTCCTGTGTCTGAGTTCTGTTTTCAGCTAGGGTGTAGGTGGAGTTTGAGTTTGCAATGGGTCTCCCAAGCCGGTCAGGGCTGAGCTGGCTCACTGGTAGGTGCGGGCCATGATGATATCCAACACCTTGAACCTGATCTTGGGCTTCATTGcggtggtgatggaggtgatcAAGACAGCCTTGGGGACTGCCTCTGCTGACTCCTCCCAGGTACAGGTAAATGAAGGAGAAAGGGCAGAAGAAAATAGGGGCTGAACCCAGAAAAGCATCCTCACCCTGCTACCTGCAGTCGACAGGGTTGCTGGTGCTAGAGCTCAGCGCCGAGGCCTTCACCCTAGGGGGAGTGCTGTTCTCAACATACGCTCTATTCTTGCTGAGCCAGAGGAAGCCTGGATCCTTCAAGAAGTCAAGGCTGCAGTACCAGGAGCTACAGGAGGTAGGGGTGCAGGGAGAAAAGCATGAAGCGGCTAGCTTCCAGCTAACTTTTCATCCCGCTGCCCTAGTCTGTGCATTTACGGGCCAAGAGTGGAGCAGTAAGGAAATGAAGGGTTGAAACTGATTGGCTTTCTGGCGTTGGACGTTAGTTCCCTAATGAGGTTTGTGAAGGAATTGGGTATTTAATGACTGGAGCTACATCGTGCATAAACATTAGGAAGCTGCCATAATGTATCATTGCAAAGACTGGAAAAACTGGAAGGGACTTGCTTCTACCCGGGGTTTCTCCTTTGCTGACCCTAAAATTTGCTCACATCTGTTTTCAGGGTCTCTCTGAGGTGGAGGAGGTTTCTGGTTTGGAGAATGATCCCGTGGTGGCTAGCACAGGAAATAGAACGGAGGAGTGAGTGGGAAAGACAGGTGCCACTGTCCTCCTACGCCAAGGGGAGTATCTCCAGGCACTTCTGCATCGTGCACCTCTCTTGGACTATAACTGGACTCCCCCAAGATGTGCATGAAGCCCAAAGGAGtgttctcagtttcccctcaaaCCAGgcccatttctcttctcttctccattAGAGGAAGATAATCTCTGGACTAGAGACCTCCCTCACCTCACTCCTTGTCAAGCAGCTTCTTTCCTTGCATTCTTCGccttcttcctccctgcctctccatCCAGCTTCACGTCTGCCTCATCTCACTGTTCACCTTTCACAATCCCATCCACTCCAAGCCCGGCTGCTGCACCAGCCAACCCAGAATCCGCGTCGGTTGTGCTCCAGGTCTCCCTTGGATCCGGGTCCTGCCTAATTTACCAGACTACAAATCCCAGGATGCCCCGCTACCCCGTGACCTACTGCAAAATAAAGAGCCTTCCCTCGGCGGTGGGGGCGCTGTGCATCTGCTGAGTGACGCCAGGCGCTGGGAGCAGGGCCTAGCCGAGTTTCCCCGGACGCGACCACTGGCCCCGCGTGCGGGGAGGCACGGAGAGGGCGGTCGCGCACAGAGGCGCCGCCACCGCGGCCAGGCCACCGCCACCGGCTGCGGGTCTCTAGCCCTCTTGCCTGCAGCTTCGGGTACTGGCAAAGGCTGGGGGTCGGCGCCTGGCCAAGCCGCGCTTCCCCAGGTGCTGCCGCCGCGCCCCTCGCGCGAGTGCCCAGGTTCAGAGTCCTGAGACTTGGAGCGCGCGCGAGAAGGGGGTTGGAGATGATGAGTCAGAGGCGCCGGCCCTCCTCGCCCCCTCCCCCCTGGGCCGGGCGCTGGAGAGGACAGGCTGGCTGGGCAGGCGGGGGTACCGACCTAAGACTTTCCCGCCTCTAGTGAGCACGCTGGTGGACCCAGCCCGCGTGGCCGCCACCCTTCCCAAGGCGGGAGCAGGACTGCGCAGGCTCAGCCTTTCGGCCGCCCTCGGCGGGCCTTTGATCCCTGCAGCGGTAATGGTCGCTGAAGCTCTTTTTGTACTGTGCCCACACCACTTATGACCTCTGCAAGTGTACAAAGATGATAGACTCCGGTGGTTTGGGGGAAAAGCCCAGGAAAACGGTGGATCCCAATAGCACCAGGGGGCAGCTTAGTGGCTGCTGAAAAGTAGAGATTGACTAGGCCTAAGAGAACTCACCCCAAATTCACATAGTGCCCGGGATGGGTGTTCGCCTCACATCATTTTTGTTCCCACTTGAGAAGGCTTCTTTTCCCTAGAGAATGCTGCTTCTCCGGGCTCAGGCAAGCCCAGGTACCAGTGAAGCTAGAGCGCAGCCTGGCTGGCTTGCCTTGACATTGCAGTGGCGCCAGCTGCAGATCCTTTCTGTTTGTGACACCTTGGGAGTGGTAATAGTCGCCCTATGACAAAGTTACGTGTGAGTATTAGTGGGTGGAGACAGTTCTGGGATCAGGCTCTGGAATGGAGAGAACGCAATCTGGGcctcctccatttcttctctcccccAATCAAACTGCACGAATAGTGAAGGGCTCATGTGTGAAGGGCTCTGAGAAgagaatatttttcttcaaagtcagGACCTAGTGGCCAAAGAAACTATAGGGGGAAACCAGCAATTAGCTGTCTTCCAGCTTTTACCGCTGTAATCAGAAACCTGGATATTGCATTCTGCATCTTAAGAGAAACGCAACGACCGTATAAATGAGTCTCTTAACAATGCTGAACACTCAGGGCCAAAACCTCTGGTTTTATTTCTCATTACTTTGTGTCCAGAATAACCAGCAAGGGGCTTTGTTCGTTGTAAATAAGATCCCCAAGATGCTGAGGttcgatttttttttctttctttgttttctaaaagaCGGGACCTTACAATGTACCTTTGCCTGCCTGGAACTCGCCATGTTGGTCAGGCCCATGATCcatgtgtttgtgagtgagtactggagttaaaggcatgtgacacccACCGTGCTTGACCAAGCCTTACCTTGTGTCACCATGAAGTTTGCCTCCCGCGCAACATCGTGAACTAAGCATGAAGAATTGTTATAAATTCTGCGGTGCACTTCCCCAAATGGATACATGTTAACTTCCGTCACAAATCAGTGGTTAAATTAAGTCATAACAAGCCGCACTTAGTTTCATGGGAAAGATaatatgggggcaggggagatggGGGGAAGCAGCAATGGTTTAAGGGAAAGGTTAGGAATTTGTGGTGAATCTTGAATTGCTCCGTAGTTGGAATTCGTCTATTCGCGAACATCACCCATTTCTACTTGTTTAGTTAGTGAACTTCCCTGTGAAATTCTTAATGGGAGAAAAACCACACCCAGTGTCAGGAAACCTAGATTCTGGTTCTGTTGCTTGAGCACATAAACTTTGAACTACACTTGCTTCACATAGCCATTAAACCCGATTTCTCCTGATTTCCTTACTGAACCGTAAGGCTAAAATAGAGACACGAAAAAGTACTCTTAAAATTATGAGGCGCTTGAGAGGTTGAAAATAAATTGTCTAAGAAGGCAGATAATGGTGTAAGTGAGTGAAGTAAGTCTGCTAAGTGGTAACAGGACTGCTGGGAACTCAGCAATACACACTGGGGTAAATGGGTGTCTGTCCTCAATTCCACCAACCACTGCCAAGGTAGTGCCATGGTTTCCGTCTTTGAATAGAAGTCAGAAATTTAGAACACTCTGATTTTAAAAGTATCAATaatgaattttgttttaattcaagGGTCAGATTCAGCCAATAGTTTGGTAGACTGAAGTGTCAGATTCTGCATTATGCAAATATATGCCAAAACTTTGGGttgaatcccagctcttgggaggcagaggcaggaggattactaggagttcaaggccagcctggtctacagagctagttctaggactggggctacacaggaaaactctgttttgaaaaccaaaaatcaggggctggagagatggctcagtggtaagagcactgactgctcttccaaaggttgtgagttcaactcccagcaaccacatgatggctcacagccatctgtaatgggatctgatgccctcttctggtgtgtctgaagacagctatagtgtactcatatgcataaaataaataaatcttaaaaaaagaaaagaaaacaaaaaagcaactaGAAGGGTTTTGGGTATAGAGTATGGTCTATGTAGTTCTTGTGAAAAGAAATGTGTTGGAGGGACTAAACATGAAGTTACCCCTCTAGACACTGCTTTCCAGGAAAGGGTCATTTTGCCTGCTAGGGATATTTTGCAATACCGGAAGAGAGTTTTGATGATCAGCGGTAGTGGTGTTGGTAAGGGAATGTGGAAAGGCAGGTGCATTAGCATTAAATCAGGAAATTGCTATGAGAGCTCCTCCTCTGGCCATTACCTTTTGCCTGCTACAAGCCAAAACTGAGTCTTACCTGTTTCTCATGACTACCCTCTCTACACTGACTGGCCAGAGTCCTTGGCCGCTCTAGAATTCTGCATTGCTACCATGCTTCTAGTGACCACTCCATCTGACCCATTCTGCACCAATCTGGCAGCCTCTATGGAGGTCACCCATTTTATTTCAATTAGACCTTAACAAAAAGAGATTGTGACAAGGCTCCTGCTGACGTCAGTTTTTAAAGGTCACGACCCCCTCTATTCTCTTGGAAAAGACAGTTCACGTTGGGTGGCTTCCTATGCAGCTTAAGCCTGTGAGAGTTGGGGCGGGGAAAACCCATTCGTGTGAATTTTAATCTCGTTTCTTTGAAATTCAGTCATTTATTCTGACTTTGAATACAACTGACAATATTTCCCAAGTGAATTCTCTTCCGTTTCTCGACCTGCTTTTTTGGCTCCGGGTTTAAGTCTCAGGCTGAGTCCTCTGCTGCCACCTTGTGGCCTCTTGTTGCCCCGGTTGAGGTATCACAAAAGTCTTCTAGAAATGGCACTAGAGACTGGCTTTGGTTAGAGCAAAGAATCTACCGCTCCACTTTGTGAAGCCCCGCCCCCCACCGAATGCGTCACTGGGCATCCGGGAAACCTGGCCTTGATAGAGGGCGGTACAGGAGGCACTAGACCCCATTGGGCCTCTCCAGTCTGTTATACACTCCTGGCTAGGAGCCATCAGATCAGTAAACCCGTGTACCCAGCAGCAACGGGAGATGGACCTGCCTGTTTGGCCTAATTAATTCGCCTAGAACTAGGATTCTCCTCTTAGTGAGAAATCATCCGTGTGGTGTCTGGTGTCATTTTCTTGTCTAGGCTTGCTTATTGTTGCTCTATATCGTGACCTCTATCTGGACTGCCCCAACTACTGCAGATTCCACATCCAGTTGATGTGCCGAGCGATATGGCAGTGGTGTGGTCCATAGTGCCAGTTAATACAAAGGAGTCTGCAAACTAGTGATTAAGGTCTATCACCAGAGGACTGGGGGGATTGCTCTAAGCTGGACTGCAGGACGATTGTGCAGTGACTTGGTTTCTGAAGACGGGAAAGCATTTTCAGTTGGTGCTTATATAATGATATTCATATTatatctgtatttaaaaaaaattgtcactGGCTCAAAACTCAatctgaagaccaggctgtcctcaaattcacagTGATCatcccatctctgtctcctgagtgccagaATTATAGGTGTGCCCCGTCACATGTACTTAGTAATTTTTTTCAAGATGTTTTCCCACTATAGTATTactggatgacctggaactctgtatatagaccaagctagcctcaaactcacagaaatccgcCTGTCCGTTCTGCaagagctgcaagtgctcttaacctctaaccCGCTCTCCAGTCCcttgtaatatatacatatacatatatacatacatatatacattgatACGTGTAAAttatgtatttttacatttttaaatttatttattttatatgtatgactgttttgcctatgtgtatgtatgtggaccaTGCCTGTGCCTGGCGCCTGAGGTCAGAAGAGTccttcagatcccttggaactggaattatggatgtTTGTGAGTGACTTTGTGGATGATCGTGGGAACAGAACTGAATCCGGCTCCTCTGAGGGAGCATCGAGttctcttagctgctgagtcatctctccagtttgATATGTTTTAGTTGATACACCCATACTCTCTAATCTGAATGAATGACCCCGGGCAAGATTATAATGTAAGATGGCTGGGATTCCAAAAACAGTTTCTCATGgattagggtttcattgctgtgaagagacagcatgaccaaggcagtccttataaaagaaaacatgtaattggggctggcttatggacGTGGAGGTTTGATCCactattatcatggtgggaagcatgacgttatccaggcaaacatggtattggaaaaggagctgagagttctacgccTTGATTTTTAttcacactgggtgtagcttgagcatttAAGACTTCAAAGCCCGCCTCCACAGGGGCAAAcgtcctctaacaaggctatacctcctccaataaggtagtacctcctaatagtgccacatcCTATGGCTAAgccttcaaacacatgaatctatgggcgCCATacctatccaaaccaccacactcatTCTG encodes:
- the Tmem253 gene encoding transmembrane protein 253, which codes for MDQNVDQPRQEEPSLRLEKLQHWAKRRHSGHLLVLAVSQLWLAIAVVPFTLSVSCLNSACHLATVLPLWPGASGLLTGIVTLEFRRAPCIWKVRAMMISNTLNLILGFIAVVMEVIKTALGTASADSSQSTGLLVLELSAEAFTLGGVLFSTYALFLLSQRKPGSFKKSRLQYQELQEGLSEVEEVSGLENDPVVASTGNRTEE